One part of the Sarcophilus harrisii chromosome 5, mSarHar1.11, whole genome shotgun sequence genome encodes these proteins:
- the CX3CR1 gene encoding CX3C chemokine receptor 1: MTDTSLESTTPMYNYDDFPEACDQRDILNFGVIFLPTLYSLVFAFGLVGNLLVVLALTTSSKHKSITDIYLLNLALSDLLFVATLPFWIHYVLNEQGFNNALCKLITAFYFIGYFSGIFFITVISIDRYVAIVLAANSLNSRTVQQGVVVSLSVWAAAILVATPHFMFTELVDHECLGNYPDMLWDIWPVLQNVETNLLGFVAPFLIMCYCYFAIIQTIFSCKNHKKIRTIKLILVVVVVFFLFWTPYNAMVFLQTLKHYHFFASCDLKKHLRLAMNVTEAVALIHCCLNPFIYAFAGEKFRKYLYHLYRKCLSVLCNYDALSHIPAPDAHKRESTIISNSVTSFTSDGDGSILL, encoded by the coding sequence ATGACTGACACGAGCCTCGAATCAACAACACCCATGTACAACTACGACGATTTCCCGGAAGCCTGTGACCAGAGGGACATCTTGAACTTCGGGGTCATCTTCTTACCGACTCTTTACTCCCTCGTCTTTGCCTTCGGCCTGGTGGGGAACCTGCTGGTGGTCCTGGCGCTCACCACCAGCAGCAAACACAAAAGCATCACTGACATTTACCTCCTCAACCTGGCCTTATCCGACCTGCTCTTCGTGGCCACTCTGCCCTTCTGGATCCACTACGTGCTCAACGAGCAGGGCTTCAACAACGCCTTGTGCAAGCTCATCACCGCCTTCTACTTCATCGGGTACTTCAGCGGGATCTTCTTTATCACCGTCATAAGCATTGACCGGTACGTGGCCATAGTCTTGGCCGCCAACTCCCTCAACAGCAGGACGGTCCAGCAGGGCGTGGTGGTCAGTCTCAGCGTCTGGGCGGCCGCCATCCTGGTGGCCACGCCCCATTTCATGTTCACCGAGCTGGTGGACCACGAGTGCCTGGGGAATTACCCCGACATGCTTTGGGACATCTGGCCGGTGCTCCAGAACGTGGAGACCAACTTGCTGGGCTTCGTGGCTCCCTTTCTCATCATGTGCTACTGTTACTTTGCCATCATCCAGACGATATTTTCTtgcaaaaaccacaaaaaaatcaGGACAATCAAGCTgattttggtggtggtggtggtctttttcctcttctggacCCCTTACAACGCGATGGTCTTCCTGCAGACGCTGAAACATTACCACTTCTTCGCCAGCTGCGACCTGAAGAAGCACCTGAGGCTGGCCATGAACGTCACGGAAGCCGTGGCCCTCATCCACTGCTGCCTCAATCCCTTCATCTACGCTTTCGCGGGCGAGAAGTTCCGCAAGTACCTTTACCACCTGTATCGGAAATGCCTGTCCGTGCTGTGCAACTACGACGCCCTTTCTCACATCCCGGCACCCGACGCTCACAAGCGGGAAAGTACCATCATCAGTAACAGCGTCACCAGCTTCACGAGCGACGGGGACGGCTCCATCCTTCTCTGA